The sequence ATGAAAAATACTGCTGAATCTGTTTGATCTCTTCCGGAAACTGGTAGACAGATTGCATCCTGTCTGAACGGATAGCATGAGCTGTAACCTGGTCAGTGCCAGGTGCTCTGCCCAAACCTAGGTCAATGCGATCAGGGTAGAGAGAGCCAAGGGTGCCGAATTGTTCAGAAACAATAAGGGGAGAGTGATTGGGTAGCATCACACCTCCTGAGCCTACCCGTATTTTTTTAGTACCTCCGGCAATATGGCCGATTAGTACTGAAGGGGCTGAACTGGCAATACTTGCCATGTTGTGATGTTCAGCCAGCCAGAAACGTTTATAACCCAGCTCTTCGGCTTTTTGCGCAAGGTCAAGGCTTTTTTCGAATGTTTGGGCTGGAGAACTGCCATTGGCTACACTGGCTAGTTCCAATATAGAATAAGAGAGAGACTTTCGGTTACTTGTCATTTTTCACTGATTTGAAAAAAAGAAACTATTGCTCTTTAGTTACACAAAGGAACTAAGGTTAGTTCGGATTTGTAACCATTTATACTCTGATAGTGGTAACTTTGAAGTAACTAAAATGAATCGCGAAAAATTTGCCTACAGTTCCTGTCCACTTGTAAAAGCTATGACAGCCCTGGGTTCCAAGTGGAAACCAATTATTGTATGTGTAATCCGGGATAAGAAAGTCCGGTTTGGACAATTGGCAGCTATTATGGATGTCATCTCCAGAAAGGTACTTACTGACCAGTTGCGTGAACTGGAGGCCGATGGCATTCTGATTCGGGAAGAATTTAAGGAGTTACCACCTCGTGTTGAGTATAGTCTTACACAGAAAGGACTGGATCTGTTACCGATTTTTTCTTTGCTGGAAGAGTGGGAGACCAAATATGATCCACAATCAGAAGTGATACATTCAGTAGTCCATTCGTTACATGAACCTGTGCTTACCGAAAAGGACTAGTAATAAAGGACTAGTAGTGTCAGTCCTGCTATCTGGAAGTCTGGTA is a genomic window of Xanthocytophaga agilis containing:
- a CDS encoding helix-turn-helix domain-containing protein, coding for MNREKFAYSSCPLVKAMTALGSKWKPIIVCVIRDKKVRFGQLAAIMDVISRKVLTDQLRELEADGILIREEFKELPPRVEYSLTQKGLDLLPIFSLLEEWETKYDPQSEVIHSVVHSLHEPVLTEKD